The DNA segment CGGTGGATATGTCCGTGCCGCTGAAGGTGGACGCCCGCGCCGCCAACAATTGGGATGAAGCCCATTGAGCCGCGGGCGCAGCAGGAGGCGGTGAGAGATCCGCGATTTGGTGTGCAAAAAAATGCGTCAGGCGGAACACCGGCCGCTTACTTCCCAATCAGCGCTTCCAGCACGGCAATGATAGCGCGTTCGGCCTCGTCGAGCGTGCCGCTATTGTCGATATCAGCGACGTCGTAGCTGCCGTTGACGGTGAGCGAGCTACGTTCCAGCCGCTTCAGCACATCCTCGCGGCTTTCGCGACCGCGTGCCATCAGCCGCTCTGCCAATACCTCGCGCCGCGCCGTGACATTGATGACTTTCAATTGCGGAAAGGCGGTCTGGAAGCGGTCGAGCACCGAACGCGAGCCGTTGGCGATGACGAGATGGCCGCGGGCAAGCTCCTCCCTGACCGCGGCCGGAATTCCGTATTTCAGCCCATGCGCTTCCCAGGAGACGGCGAAGGCGCCGGCGCGCTCCATGGCGTCGAAATCGGCGTCCGAGACGCTTTTGTGATCCTCGTTGCCGGCATCGCTTTCCCGGGTGATGACGCGGCGGACGAAATGAACATCCGGCCGGCCGGCAAAATGCCGGGCGGCAAGATTCATCAGCGTATCCTTGCCGGCCCCACTCGGTCCGACCACCACGGCCATGATGCCGACGGTATCGGCCGATAGGCCGTTAGCCGGCTTTATGTGGGCCTCGACCGTCATGCGACACGCCGTCCTTCTCGCCAGACCGAGCGCGTCACCGGCACACCATGATCGCGACGGACGCGCACGAGATCGGCGCGCAGGCCCTCGGCGATGCGGCCACGGTCGTTCAGGCTGACGGTCTTTGCGGGGGTTGCGGTCACCATGG comes from the Rhizobium sp. NXC24 genome and includes:
- the phnN gene encoding phosphonate metabolism protein/1,5-bisphosphokinase (PRPP-forming) PhnN — protein: MTVEAHIKPANGLSADTVGIMAVVVGPSGAGKDTLMNLAARHFAGRPDVHFVRRVITRESDAGNEDHKSVSDADFDAMERAGAFAVSWEAHGLKYGIPAAVREELARGHLVIANGSRSVLDRFQTAFPQLKVINVTARREVLAERLMARGRESREDVLKRLERSSLTVNGSYDVADIDNSGTLDEAERAIIAVLEALIGK